The genomic interval ACGTCCGCGCCCATTCCCTCGCGTGCGAGCAGGGCCTTGATCAGGCCGAAGGCAAGGCTTGGCTGCTCGAGGGAGCCCCAAGGTAGACTGACCAGGAGGATGTCGTTGGCGTTGGACATGGCCGATGCGCCTAGGACTCGCCCTTGCTCCAGTCGCCATAGAAAGTGAGTGCTGAACGCGCAGGGCCCGCCATGGTGGAGCCCGCCGCGTACTTGGACATGGCCGAACCGGCGGCGTACTTGGACATGGCAGAGCCCGCCGCGTACTTGGACATGGCCGAACCAGCGGCGTACTTGGACATGGCAGAGCCCGCCGCGTACTTGGACATGGCCGAACCGCCGCCCGCTGGCGCGGCCTGCTCGGCAGTGGCCTCCGGCCCCATGACCTGGACGGGGACAGTCGGCGCGGAGCCGATGTAGATGTGGACGACGGGGCCTGACTGCACGATGGGAACCGTCTGGGGCGGTACGCCCTCGCCCCCCGACTCGCAGCCCGAGAAGCTCTCCGCCGCTGACTCGACGAAACCCTGGGCCTCCGCATCAAGGATTGTGCTCTCCACCTTGTCAGGCGCTACCTTGTACCGAGCCAGGTCCTCCCGGCTGATATGGTAGATGGAGCCGTCTGGCGCGGTGAATAGGACTCCTTGCTTCTTGGTCTCGGCCATGGATGCCCTCATTCACTGAGTGTGTGTTCTTGTTCACTCCATGATAGGTTGCCTTCATGCTGAGATGCAATGCCTTACGATGTCTGGGATGGTGAGTGAACAGGGGAGCGAGCGCACGAATGTCCAGGATTCAGTGCAAACGTCTGTCGGTGCAGGAGTTGGAAGGTGTGTTTGCATTTGTGGGAGACCATCCCTCTTGGGGGATGAGCGCGAATGATGTGCGTCGGATCATGACCAGCCTGGTGCGTGGGTTGGATGCGGTGCTGGACCTGCATGACGAGGCGGGTCGTCTACTGGTGGCTGCTGTCGTGGACACCTGCGTCAACGTGGATGACAGCGCGGACCTGGCCATCCTGGGGATTCGGGAGCAGCCAATGACTCCAGCGGGGCTCCAGGTCTTGTTCGAGAATGCGGAGGAAGTCACCCGGCGGGGGCCCAGAGGCTTCCTGGACATCACCTTGACTTCCGAGCGGAGTCACTGGGAGCCAGCGCTGCGTGAGCGTGGTTACGAGCGTGCGTATTCACAGTACCTGATGGAGCGTCCGGGTGATGTCCTACTTCCGCGGCTCAGCGGGCTCTTGCCGGAGGGATGGCATTGGATGGACGCAGAGGATGACCAGCTCGCTGACTATCACCGCGTCGTCTCGGAGGCTTTCTCGAAGGTACCCGGTGCGTTCGTGCCGCCATTGGAGGAGATGGTGGGGGCGTTGAGGCGCGGCGGCCGACGTCCGAGGGTCTTGTCCGAGGGGCGGCGCGTCCGTGGCTTCGCGACCGTTCGAGTGCATGAGCGGGCAAGCGGTGCGGTCGGTGAGGTGAGAAGCATCGGGCGAGAACCCGCCCTGCGAGGTGCTGGGTTGGGAGAACATGCGCTTCAGCAGGCGCTCACGCTCCTCCAACAGGAGGCCCCCATCGCGAAGTTCGAACTGGAAGTGGCGGCGCGCAACGAGGCGGCGCTCAAGCTGTACCAGCGGCACGGCTTCCGAATCGTCCAGACCATGCCGGTCTTCCGGCGCGACCTGTCACGAACTGGCTGAGGTCTTGCGAGCATCTCCCTGTTCTCCCGAGTCACCTGTCCGAGGAATCCATGCAGAACTTTCCACGGGTCCACCGCGTGGCCGCCGAGATGGCGGTGGAGGCCATCCGAACAGGGCTGCCGGTCATCATCGCTGGAGGTCTCGGAGCCTGGCCCGCGCTTTCGCACTGGAGCTTCGAGCGGCTGCTAAGAGACCATGGCGACTGGGTTGTTCCTGTCTCGGTATTCCGGCACGGCGCACTCTCGCCAGAGAAGGAGATGTGCCGCATCTCCGAATTGATTCCACGAATCCTCCCGTTCCCCTCCTGGCCTCTTTGTTATCTCCAGCAGGTTCCATTGGCGGAATGGCCACGTGCTCTTGCAGAGTGTATCGGTCCTCCACCAGGGCTCGCGCCTGGGACGCCGATGGATGCCTATCTCTGGTGTGGTCCACACGGGGCTTCATCCCCGCTTCACTACGACACGCGTGACAATCTGCACGTGCTGCTGCGGGGGCATAAGCGATTCTTGCTCTTTGCGCCCGACCAGTCTCCGCTCATGTACCCTCACGCAGAGGACGGAGCGCAGCACCTCTCTCGTATTGACGTGGAGCGGGTGGACCGCCGTGCCTTCCCTCGGTTCGGGCGTGCCCGAGGGCTGCGATGTGTCCTCGGGCCTGGGGAGGTGCTCTACCTCCCGACGCGATGGTGGCACCAGGTCCATCTGTGGGCGCCATCCATCTCGGTCAACTTCTGGTGGACGAAGGAGCAAGGCGCCACACCCCAGGGCGAGCAACGCTCTTGACGCCCAATCCGTGACGCTTGGGCATTGCGGCAGCCCTGTGCGGGCGATGCCACTGCTTGTTTCGGGGATGCAGACCTCGGGCTCAGTAGCCTCGAAGTCGCGCGAATCGGTCGCGATGGAAAGCCCCGTCGCCGAACGTCATCGCCGCGACGCGGGCCCGCTTCAGGAACAGGCCGATGTCACACGCGTCGGTGACGCCCATTCCGCCGTGCAACTGGACCGCCTCGTTGGCCACGTGGAGGAACGTGTCCGATGCCTTGGCCTTGGTGGCGCTCGCCAGCAACGGCACGGTTGCCCTGTCTTCATCAAGGGCATGTTGTGCCTCCGTGACGATGGCCCGCGTGCGCGTCACTTCGCAGTGCAACCGCGCGGCCCGGTGCTTCAATGCCTGGAACGAGCCGATGGGCGCGCCAAACTGTCTGCGTGTCTTGAGTTGAGCGAGGGTTCGCTCGAAGACCTCCGAGAGGCTCCCGAGCATCTCCGCGCTGAGTGCCACCCGGGCCCGGTCGAGCAGCGGGTCCAGCACTTCGGCGCCCCGGTCGAGTGTGCCGAGGATGTCCCGAGGCGTCGCGAGCACGTCATCGAGGCGGACGCGTGCGGCGTTGCGGCTGTCCACGAGCAATGTACGTGTCACGTGGAGCCCGGAAGCTTGTGCTGGGACGAGGAAGAGCGTCAGTCCTTCTCTATCCCCCAGAGAGCCCGAGGTCCGTGACACCACGATGAAGGCATCCGCGATGTGTCCATCCAGGACCAGGACCTTTTCACCCTGAAGCCGGTATCCATCGGGCCCAAGGCTGGCGCGGGTCCCGACGTCATAGGGGGCATGACGAGAGCCTTCATCGTGCGCCAGGGACAGGAGCTTCTCGCCCGACGCGATGAGGGGCAGCCATTCCCGGAGCTGTGCGGGAGCGCCGCCCAGGATGAGGGCCGTGGTTCCGAGCACCCCCGTGGACATCATCGGGCTCGGGGCGAGGGTTCGTCCGCATTCCTCCAAGACAACCCCCAACTCCGTCCACCCGAGGCCCATGCCTCCGTGCCTGGATGGAATCGTGATGCCAGCAAGTCCCAGGGCGGCGAGCTCTCGCCATACCTCGCGCGAGAGTCCATCCGAGGACCTGCCGTCACGCAGCTGCCTCAGGTGGGACAGAGGCATCCGCTCGCGCATGAATCGTCGAGCTGTCTCCCGGAGGGACTCCTGTTCCGTTGTTTCGAGGAGTCCCATGGTCGGTGTCAGTCCGGAAGGCCAAGGACACGCTTGGCGATGATGTTGAGGTGGATTTCGCTCGTGCCGCCCTCGATGGAGTGGGCTCGTGAGCGAAGCCAGTCGCGAGTGATGCGAAGCTCCTCAGCGGAAAACCCCGGACCTTCCCATCCCAACCCTTGGAAGCCCGCGAGCTCGACCTTCAGCTCACGCCAGCGCTGCCGGAGCTCCATCGCCTGGAGCTTGAGCACGGAGCTCTCCGGCCCCAGGGCGTGGCCGGCCTCCATGGACTCGACCGCCAGTCGCACCGCGCTGGCGTTGCAGAGGCGGTCCATGTCCACTTGCGCCATCCGGTCCCGCTGGACGGCGTCGCGCAGCGGTCCAGGTTCATCGCCGAGATACCGGCGAGCCAGCACCGCCAGCGGCTCCTCTCGTGTGAAGTCGGCATCACCGAGCCGGGATATCCACGCACGCTCGTGTTCGAGCAGGCTCATGGCGATCTTCCATCCCTGGCCCGGCTGCCCCACGAGGTTCTCCGCGGGGACTCGGACGTCGTCGAAGAACGTCTCGCAGAATGGAGATTCGCCGCTGATGAGGCGGATGGGGCGGATGTCCACACCAGGGCTGGACAAGTCCACCAGGAGGAACCCAAGCCCTTCATGCCGAGCCGACTCCGCACCCGTCCGCACCAGACAGAACATCCAATCGGAGACGGCGGCGTGCGACGTCCAGGTCTTCTGCCCGGAGACGATGTAATGGTCTCCGTCGAGCACGGCGCGAGTCCTCACTCCCGCCAGATCCGAGCCTGCCTCTGGCTCACTGTATCCCTGACACCAGCGCAAGGCGCCCCGAGCAATCGGAGGCAGATGTCTGCGTTTCTGCGCCTCACTGCCAAAGCGCAGCAGCACGGGGCCCAGCATCCACAATCCCAGACTGTGTAGGGGAGGGCGGCAGCCCAGGTGCCGCAGCTCTTCCTCGAGGATGTTGGCCTGAGCCGGAGACAGCCCCGCGCCGCCGCACTCCACGGGCCAGGTGGGCGCGGTGAACCCCCGCGAAGCCATTCGCTCCAACCACAGCCGCGAGTCTGGATGCTTGAAGACAGCGCGCGTGCCACCCCAGACCTCGTCCTCTTCGCCCGCCATGGGCATCCGCATCGCGGGCGGGCAGTTCTCCTCCAGCCAGTGGCGCAGGTGCTGGCGGAGGTGCCCGTCCGGTTCCGCGATCCTCATGCCCTGCCCTCGAAGAAGAGGCGGTGCGCGTTCGCGTACAGGTATCGGTCCAGCACACCCTCTCGAAGGTCCAACTCCTGCGCCTCGCGCAGACACCGCTCCAGGGGGAGCACCGGGTGATTGCTCGCGTAGAGGACCTTGTCCCGGCCCCGAGTGTTCATGAAGTGGATGAGCTCCGCGGGCAGGTACGCGGGCGCGAAGGCGGAGGTCATCAAGTAGAGGTTGGGGTATTTGATCATCAGGCGGATGGCCACCGCCCACCACGGGTCCGCCCCGTGGGCCATGATGAGCTTGAGCTCGGGGAAGAAGAAGCACACCTCGTCCAGGTTCATGGGGTCCTGGCATCTCCCCGGCATCGGTGGCCCCGGGATGCCCGTGTTGACGGAGATGGGCAGCCCCAGGTCGATGCAGCGCGTGTAGAGCGGATAGTAGGCCCGGTCGTCGGCAGGCAGGCCGATCATGAAGGGCACTGCGCGCACGAGCACGAGCGGGCTGTTTCGCGCGAGCTGTTCCACCTCCCTCAGCGCGGCCATTCCCCGTCGAGGGTCGACGTAGGCGGAGATCGCGAAGCGTTCAGGATGCGCCTCCGCGAACGCGAGCACCTCTCGCTGCGGCGCCTCGGCGTCGACGGTGAGGATGGCCTTCTGGACGCCGGAGCGTTCCATCAGAGCGAGCAGCTCCGCCTGGGAGATGTCGCGGAAGATGTGCTCGGCGCGCTTGAAGTAGTCCTCGGCGACGCGGACGAGAAAGTCCGGGCGCTGGGTCGACCCCATGTTCACGCTCACCCACGCATCGATTGCTCGCACGCGGTCCCTCCCTGACTCTCGCGAGCGCCATCCCGAGGCCGGCTGCTGGGCGGACGGCGCACCGGCATGGCGCGGATGGCATTGACCAGCTTGGAGCGTCGGCGCTCCACGAGACCCGCGAGCTCCAGCCCGTCGAGTCGCTTGAGCAACTGCTCGAACATCACGCGAATCTCCAACCGCGCCAGACTCGCGCCCAGGCAGTAGTGCTGGCCGATGCCAAAGGCGATGTGCTCGTTCGGGAATCGGGAGATGTCGAAGCGGTTCGGATTCTCGAACACCGCCTCGTCCCGATTGGCGGAAGGGTAGAACAGCACCACCTTGTCGCCTTCTCGCAGCTGCTGCCCGCGCAGCACGGTGTCTCGAGTGACGGTGCGGCGGAAGCACACCACGGGAGACACCCAGCGGAGCATCTCCTCCACGGCGGTGGGGAGCAGCGCCGGATTGGCGCGCAGCCGCTCCAGCTCTTCCGGGTGCTCCATCAGCGCCAGCATCCCGCCGGAGATGAGGTTCCGGGTCGTCTCGTTCCCGGCGACGATGAGCAAGAGGAAGAAGGCGTCGAACTCCGCCTCGCTGAGCCGCTCGCCGTCCACTTCCGCCTGCATCAGGACAGACACCAGGTCCTTGCCCTCACGTCCCTTGTTCCTCGCCGCGAGCTCATTGGCGTATTGCCACATCTCCATGGCGGCCATCTTGGCGTCGTCGAACGACCTGGCCCTCCCCGAGTCGTCATAGTCGATGAGCCGGTTGGACCAGCCGAAGAGCAGGTGCCGCTCCTCGTGAGGGATTCCCACGAGCTCGGCAATCACCTGGAGCGGCAGCTCCGCGGCGACACGTGTCACGAAGTCGAACTCCCGCTCATGGACCACCTTGTCGATGATTTCCTGGGTGACTGCCCGAATACGGGGTTCCAGGTAATTGATGGCCACGGGGGTGAAACCCGCGCTGACCAGCCGGCGGTATTTCACGTGCTGGGGCGGGTCCATGTTCAACATCATGAACCGGATGAGGGAGAGGTCTTCCGGTGAGTAGTCTTCGATGGAGGTTCCCCCTCGGAATGACGAGAAGCCCGCCGGGTCCCTCGAGATGGCGATGATGTCCTCATGGCGCGTGATGGCCCAGAACCCAGGACCGCCGTCGGGCTCTCCGTGGAAGTAGACAGGGGCGTCACGGCGCAAGTGTTCAAAAGTCTCGTGAGGAATAGCCCTGCCGTACGTGATTGGGCTTGCGAGGTCGGCGAGCTCTGATTTGTGCATGTATTGAACAGAGCATGGCCCTGTCGGCAGTCGCAAGGCGTCGGGTGAGTGTTATGTGAAGACCTGTTGTGCTTTCGGCAGAGGAGGCGCTCGAAGATGTCAGAAAGCCCGCACCTCGTCGTGCAACGCGAAGGACACGTCGTCACTCTCATCATGAACCGGCCGGAGTCATGCAACGCATTGGGCGCGCAGATGTTGGTGCGCCTGGCGGATGCATGGGCACTCATCAACGAGGACCCCGACATCCGCGTGGCCATCCTCACGGGGGCGGGCGGAAACTTCTGTTCCGGCACGGACCTCAAGGCCATGGCGAGCGGCTATGGCGATGACGCATGGACCGCGCGAATCCAGGCCGAGAAGGACCTGCACTGGAAAGCGCTCCTGCGCGGCTACCGCGTGGTGAAGCCGCTCATCGCCGCGGTGGAGGGAGCCGCGGTCGCGGGAGGGACGGAGCTGCTCCAGGCGACGGACATCCGCATCGCGGGTGAGTCCGCGAAGCTGGGGCTCACCGAGCCGCGCTGGGGGTTGTTCCCGCTGGGCGGGTCCACGGTGCGCCTGCGCCGGCAGATTCCGTATACCCAGGCGATGGAGTTGCTCCTGACGGGCGCCATGCTCTCCGCGCGCGAGGCGCTTCGAATCGGCCTCATCGGCCGGGTCGTGCCGGATGGGCAGGCGCTCCTGGAGGCCCGTCGGGTCGCGGAGCGCATCGCGGAGAACGGGCCGCTCGCAGTGCAGGCCATCAAGCGCTCCGTGCAGGAGACGGAGGGGATGCCCGAGGAGGAGGCCCTTCGCAGGGAGCTGGAGATTGGTTGGCCCATCCTCTCCACGGAGGATGCGAAGGAAGGGCCTCGTGCCTTCGTGGAGAAGCGCAAGCCGACGTTCAAGGGGCGCTAGCCATGAGGCGCTTCGAGGGTCGGTGCATCCTGATGACGGGTGCCGGTTCAGGCATCGGCCGCGCGGCCGCGCTGCGGCTGGGCTCCGAGGGTGGGCGTGTCTATTGCGTCGACGTGAACGAGGCGGGCGTCACGGAGACGGCCGCCGCCATTCGAGACAAGGGGGGAGAGGCCACCGCGGCCTGGTGTGATGTCTCCGACCCGGAGGCGGTGGGGCGAGCCGTGGAGGGGGCACTGCGGCGTTACGGCGCATTGCACGTGCTGGCCAATGTCGCGGGAGTCGGTGGGTTCCGGCGCACGGCGGAGGTGACGCTCGAGGAGTGGAGCCGTGTCCTCGCGGTCAATCTGACGGGCACCTTCCTCATGTGCCAGCGCACGCTTCCCGCCCTGCTCGAGACACGTGGAGTCATCATCAACACGGCCTCGGTGGCCGGGCTCAAGTCCCATCCGTACTCCGCGGCCTACTGTGCCTCGAAGGGAGGCGTGGTGATGCTCACCAAGGCGCTCGCGGTGGAGTACGCGCGCAAGGGTGTCCGCATCAACTGCCTCTGTCCAGGAGGGGTCGAGACACCGTTGCTCGCCCGTTTCCAGCCTCCCGAGGGAGTCCATCCGGCGGCCTTCGCGCGCACTGCTCCGCTGGAGCGCTACGGAAAGCCCGATGAGGTCGCGGGTACGCTGGCCTTCCTGGCGTCGGATGACGCCGCGTACATCAACGGTGCGACGGTGGCGGTTGATGGAGGAATGACCGCGTAGCGCGCGCTGCCACGCGTGCGTGAAGAGCAGGCGGGGTGGTCCATGGCGCGAAGGTGGTGAGCAAAGGCTGCGTGAACGCATAGCCATGAGGTGCCACGTGTCCTTTGAGAACGGTGGGGTTCCGGAGGTGGAGGCTGACGTGGTGGTGGTGGGCGCGGGCGCTGCGGGCCTGATGGCCGCGCTCACCGCGAGCGACGCCGGAGCCCGGGTCGTCGTGGTGGAGAAGACCGACAAGCTCGGTGGCACGGCAGCCGTCTCCGGCGGTGTCGTGTGGATTCCCAACAACCACCACATGCCCCGCGTGGACATCTCCGATTCTCGGGAGGAAGCACTCGCGTATGTGCGGCGGCTCGCGGATGGACGGAGTGAAGACGGGCCGCTTGGCGCGTTCATCGACACGGCTCCCGCGATGCTCCGCTTCCTCGAAGCTCGCACCTCGCTGCGCCTCCAACCCCTGGGCGTCTATCCGGACTATCACCCGGAGTTCGCGGGTGGCAGGACAGGAGGACGGTCGCTCGACCCGGGCCTCTTCGACATCAACCGGTTGAACGAATGGAAGAACACGTTGCGCCGCGGCCCGCTTCACGGAAGCGCGGCGCTGACGGTGGCCGAGGCGGCCGAGTGGGGTGCATTCACCCGGCCACGTGAGTTGCCCGTGAAGCTGCTGACGGAGCGCGCGCGGCAAGGCCTCGTGTGTTACGGCGCGGCGCTCGCCGGAGGACTTCTCGAGGCGCTGGTCCAACGTGGGGTCGAGCTCCTTCCGGGGGTGGCCGGGCGAGAGCTCGTGGCCGATGCGCGGCGCGTGGTGGGCCTTCGCGCGGAGAGGGCAGGGCGGTCTGTTCGGCTCGGCGCACGGCGCGGTGTCATCCTGGCCAGCGGTGGTTTCGAGTGGAACAAGTCCCTGGCCGCGCGTTTCCTCTCCGGTCCGCTCACCCATCCGCTCAGTCCCCCCGCGAATGAAGGCGACGGCCTGATGATGGCCATGGCCCTGGGCGCGGACCTGGGCAACATGAGCGAGGCGTGGTGGTGCCCCGCGCTGGCCATCCCTGGTGAGTCCTACGAGGGACAGCCCCTGAGCCGCGCGGACTTCTCCGCCCGCTGTCTTCCACACTCCATCCTGGTGAATCGCGCGGGGCGCCGCTTCGCGAACGAAGCGCAGAACTACAACGACCTGGTGAAGGCATTCTTCACCTTCGACCCCGTGAACTACGAGCGGCCCAACCTGCCCGCCTGGCTCATCGTCGACCAGAACTTCCGCGACCGATACGCCCTCGGCAATCTCCTCCCCGGCGCCGCGACTCCGCCGTGGCTCGCCAAAGCGGATTCATTGGAGGAACTCGCGCGGCGAATCGAAATCTCGCCAGAGGGGCTCGTCGACACGGTGAGGCGGTTCAACCCGCCCGCCCTCCAAGGTGTGGACCCCTGTTTCCACCGCGGCGGCAGCGCCTATGAGCGCTTCCATGGAGACCGGGCGCACCAACCCAGTCCGAACCTGGGGCCCATCGAGCGGCCCCCTTTCCACGCGCTCCAGGTCTTCGTTGGCGCGCTTGGGACGAAGGGCGGTGTGCGAGTGGACGCGAATGCGCGGGTGCTCCGCGTCGACGGGACGCCCATCGATGGGCTCTACGCCGCCGGCAACGTGATGGCTTCGGTGATGGGCGCGGGCTACCCGGGTGCAGGCAGCACGCTCGGTGCCGCGATGACGTTTGGCTTCATCGCCGCGAGGCATGCCGTGGGCGCGCAGGCCCATCAGGGAGGTGCAGCGTGAGCCGGTTCCCGTTTCCTCGCTATCCGGATGGCTGGTTTCAGGTCGCCTACTCCCATGAGCTGCCACCGGGCGCGGTGAAGCCGCTGCACTACTTCGGCAAGGACCTCGTCCTCTTTCGTCCGAACGCCGCCGACGGCGCTGGGCCTCCGCCCGCGCCACATGTCCTCGATGCGCACTGTCCCCATCTGGGCGCGCACCTGGGACATGGCGGCAAGGTGGTGGACGGTTGCATCCAGTGCCCCTTCCACGCCTGGCGGTTCAACGGTGAAGGCGGCTGCGCGTCCATCCCCTATGCGCAGAAGCTCCCTCCTGGTGCCCGGCTCCGCTCGTGGCCCGTGCGCGAGGTGAACGGGCTCATCATGGTGTGGCACCACGGAGCGCAGCGACCGCCGTCATGGGAAGTTCCCTTGGTGGCGGAGTTCCAACATCCCGAGTGGACGGACTATGAGCTGCGCCGCTGGACGGTCCGGACCCACAACCAGGAGATGACCGAGAACGCGGTGGACCTGGCGCATCTGCACTACTTGCACGGCACGGCCGAATTGCCAGTGACGACGGCGGACGCGCGGGAGCATGTGCTGCACGTCGTCTCGAACATCGTGATGAAGACGCCATTCGGCCGCACCGAGGGGACCATTGAGGTGCACGCCCACGGCTTCGGCTTCACGCTCACCCGCTTCAAGGGCATCGTCGAGACGCTCCTCGTGAACAGCGTCACCACCATCGACGAGGACTCGGTGGACGTCCGCTTCGCTTTCCTCGTGAAGAAGCTGCCCCACAAGGACGTCACGCAGACCGTGGGCAAGGCCTTCCTGGCGGAGATCGAGCGCCAACTCGAACAGGACATCCCTATCTGGGAGAACAAGATCTACGTCCATCCACCGCTGCTCGTGAGCGGCGATGGTCCCATCGGCATGTTCCGCAGGTGGGCGGGACAGTTCTACTCGGAGCCACGCCTCGTGCCCGTGGCGCCGCGCCTCGCCGAGTCGGGCTGATGTCCACTCGTACCCGCGTTCTCGAGCCCTCGCATCCTGAGCATCACCTCGCGGAACTCCGCCTCCAGGGACTCGAGCACCTCGTGCGTGGGCCTCACCTCGCGCATGCTCCCGACAATCTGTCCCACGGGGGAACCGAGCAGCTCGTGAGCGCGTGAGCCCGGTGTACTCGCGTGGTGGTGCATCCGGGTCACCGCGTCGGCGGTGAGCATGAACTGCAAGGGCATGGGCAAGGTGCCGGGGGACTCTCCGCCGTCCCACGCCTCGGTCCATGCCGTCTTCAGCAGGCGCGCGGGCTTTCCACTCATGGACCGCGAGCGCACCGTGTCACCCGACGTGGCGGCGAGGAGCTTGTCTCTGAGAACGGGATGCAGTCTGGCCTCCTCCACGCCGAGCCAGAGCGAGCCCGTCCAGACTCCCTCCGCGCCCAGCGCGAGCGCCGCGGCAAGCTGACGGCCTCGGCCGATGCCTCCAGCGGCCAGGACGGGAATGGGATGAACGGCGTCCACGACCTCGGGGACGAGCACCATCGTCCCAATCTCTCCGGTGTGGCCTCCGGCCTCGGTGCCCACCGCGACCACCACGTCGACGCCCACCTCCGCCTGCTTGCGTGCGTGTGCGGCCGTTCCAACGAGCGCGACGACCTGCACGCCGCGCCGATGTGCTTCGTCCACGACATCGCGGGGCGGCGTCCCCAGCGCGTTGGCGATGAGGCGGACAGGATGCCGGAGCGCCACCGCGACCTGTGAGCGGCCCGCGGCCTCGGACCACCCCAAGAGTGACTCGTGCGCGGAGACCTCGGGAGGAAGTCCGGGCACTTCGTAGCGCGTGAGGACCTCCTCCACGTAGCGGCGATGGCCTTCGGGAATCAGCAGCTCCAGCTCCGCCTTGGACAGGCCTCCTCGCTCGGCGCCCTCGTACCGGGTGGGCATCACCACGTCCACGCCATAAGGCTTTCCATCCACATGCGCATCGAGCCAACACAGCTCCTCTTCGAGCTGTTCGGGCGAGAACTGCACGGCCCCCAGGACCCCCATGCCTCCCGCGCGGCTCACCGCCGCGACGACCTCCCGGCGGTAGCTGAAGGCGAAGACGGGCACATCGATTTCGAAGAGCTCACAGATTCGGGTGCGCATGGGTCAACCCTCGGCCAGCAGCGCGCCGAGGCGCGCCAGGTGAACGGTTCCCGAGCCCAGGGTGAGCTCGAGCTGCTTGCTCCAGAGATAGAAACGGTAGAGCGGATAGCGGGTGTCGAAGCCGATGCCTCCATGAAGGTGCTGAGCCGTGGACA from Myxococcus stipitatus carries:
- a CDS encoding acyl-CoA dehydrogenase family protein — translated: MRIAEPDGHLRQHLRHWLEENCPPAMRMPMAGEEDEVWGGTRAVFKHPDSRLWLERMASRGFTAPTWPVECGGAGLSPAQANILEEELRHLGCRPPLHSLGLWMLGPVLLRFGSEAQKRRHLPPIARGALRWCQGYSEPEAGSDLAGVRTRAVLDGDHYIVSGQKTWTSHAAVSDWMFCLVRTGAESARHEGLGFLLVDLSSPGVDIRPIRLISGESPFCETFFDDVRVPAENLVGQPGQGWKIAMSLLEHERAWISRLGDADFTREEPLAVLARRYLGDEPGPLRDAVQRDRMAQVDMDRLCNASAVRLAVESMEAGHALGPESSVLKLQAMELRQRWRELKVELAGFQGLGWEGPGFSAEELRITRDWLRSRAHSIEGGTSEIHLNIIAKRVLGLPD
- a CDS encoding cytochrome P450 — its product is MRRDAPVYFHGEPDGGPGFWAITRHEDIIAISRDPAGFSSFRGGTSIEDYSPEDLSLIRFMMLNMDPPQHVKYRRLVSAGFTPVAINYLEPRIRAVTQEIIDKVVHEREFDFVTRVAAELPLQVIAELVGIPHEERHLLFGWSNRLIDYDDSGRARSFDDAKMAAMEMWQYANELAARNKGREGKDLVSVLMQAEVDGERLSEAEFDAFFLLLIVAGNETTRNLISGGMLALMEHPEELERLRANPALLPTAVEEMLRWVSPVVCFRRTVTRDTVLRGQQLREGDKVVLFYPSANRDEAVFENPNRFDISRFPNEHIAFGIGQHYCLGASLARLEIRVMFEQLLKRLDGLELAGLVERRRSKLVNAIRAMPVRRPPSSRPRDGARESQGGTACEQSMRG
- a CDS encoding crotonase/enoyl-CoA hydratase family protein → MSESPHLVVQREGHVVTLIMNRPESCNALGAQMLVRLADAWALINEDPDIRVAILTGAGGNFCSGTDLKAMASGYGDDAWTARIQAEKDLHWKALLRGYRVVKPLIAAVEGAAVAGGTELLQATDIRIAGESAKLGLTEPRWGLFPLGGSTVRLRRQIPYTQAMELLLTGAMLSAREALRIGLIGRVVPDGQALLEARRVAERIAENGPLAVQAIKRSVQETEGMPEEEALRRELEIGWPILSTEDAKEGPRAFVEKRKPTFKGR
- a CDS encoding GNAT family N-acetyltransferase — protein: MTSLVRGLDAVLDLHDEAGRLLVAAVVDTCVNVDDSADLAILGIREQPMTPAGLQVLFENAEEVTRRGPRGFLDITLTSERSHWEPALRERGYERAYSQYLMERPGDVLLPRLSGLLPEGWHWMDAEDDQLADYHRVVSEAFSKVPGAFVPPLEEMVGALRRGGRRPRVLSEGRRVRGFATVRVHERASGAVGEVRSIGREPALRGAGLGEHALQQALTLLQQEAPIAKFELEVAARNEAALKLYQRHGFRIVQTMPVFRRDLSRTG
- a CDS encoding acyl-CoA dehydrogenase; translated protein: MGLLETTEQESLRETARRFMRERMPLSHLRQLRDGRSSDGLSREVWRELAALGLAGITIPSRHGGMGLGWTELGVVLEECGRTLAPSPMMSTGVLGTTALILGGAPAQLREWLPLIASGEKLLSLAHDEGSRHAPYDVGTRASLGPDGYRLQGEKVLVLDGHIADAFIVVSRTSGSLGDREGLTLFLVPAQASGLHVTRTLLVDSRNAARVRLDDVLATPRDILGTLDRGAEVLDPLLDRARVALSAEMLGSLSEVFERTLAQLKTRRQFGAPIGSFQALKHRAARLHCEVTRTRAIVTEAQHALDEDRATVPLLASATKAKASDTFLHVANEAVQLHGGMGVTDACDIGLFLKRARVAAMTFGDGAFHRDRFARLRGY
- a CDS encoding cupin-like domain-containing protein, translating into MAVEAIRTGLPVIIAGGLGAWPALSHWSFERLLRDHGDWVVPVSVFRHGALSPEKEMCRISELIPRILPFPSWPLCYLQQVPLAEWPRALAECIGPPPGLAPGTPMDAYLWCGPHGASSPLHYDTRDNLHVLLRGHKRFLLFAPDQSPLMYPHAEDGAQHLSRIDVERVDRRAFPRFGRARGLRCVLGPGEVLYLPTRWWHQVHLWAPSISVNFWWTKEQGATPQGEQRS
- a CDS encoding SDR family NAD(P)-dependent oxidoreductase, with amino-acid sequence MRRFEGRCILMTGAGSGIGRAAALRLGSEGGRVYCVDVNEAGVTETAAAIRDKGGEATAAWCDVSDPEAVGRAVEGALRRYGALHVLANVAGVGGFRRTAEVTLEEWSRVLAVNLTGTFLMCQRTLPALLETRGVIINTASVAGLKSHPYSAAYCASKGGVVMLTKALAVEYARKGVRINCLCPGGVETPLLARFQPPEGVHPAAFARTAPLERYGKPDEVAGTLAFLASDDAAYINGATVAVDGGMTA
- a CDS encoding amidohydrolase family protein; the encoded protein is MRAIDAWVSVNMGSTQRPDFLVRVAEDYFKRAEHIFRDISQAELLALMERSGVQKAILTVDAEAPQREVLAFAEAHPERFAISAYVDPRRGMAALREVEQLARNSPLVLVRAVPFMIGLPADDRAYYPLYTRCIDLGLPISVNTGIPGPPMPGRCQDPMNLDEVCFFFPELKLIMAHGADPWWAVAIRLMIKYPNLYLMTSAFAPAYLPAELIHFMNTRGRDKVLYASNHPVLPLERCLREAQELDLREGVLDRYLYANAHRLFFEGRA